Within Salarias fasciatus chromosome 15, fSalaFa1.1, whole genome shotgun sequence, the genomic segment tttttttttttctaaattattgTTTCTCTTCAATTTAATTTATCAAAAAAGGTTAATTGAGGTCCTTTCCAACATCCCATTAATACATAAATTGTCCCCAACTACATTTCTGTTGCTGAGATATTGGTATAGATCATTTTGATGAAACACACAAGCAATTACTCATGTAgtgtttatttcagtgttttcattatcCCTGATTATCTCACAACCGCGGctttgcatttctttaaaattatttcaGTAAACGAAAAGCTGTAGGTTATCCGAGTTGGTTTCTGCTTGATGCTTCCAGTGTATTTCCTGTTCACAACCGCTAAGAGGCGCTGCAAGGAGAGAGCAGCACCGGAAGTAGCATGGAAAGCCTCATGTGCGCATGCGCGtccctctttcttcctttccGACGCTCGAGCGAAAAGAGACAAGATGGGCCATCAGCAGCTCTATTGGAGTCACCCCAGGAAATTCGGACAGGGATCCAGATCCTGGTCAGTGTCGCCTTTATTTGATCGATTATAGCGCGTTGTGCTGAAGCGGGCTGGGTTTGGACAGTTTGTGACCTTTTATCCTCCGGAATATGAAACTAAACGCGCACCGCATGGACGGAGAGCTCGAGCCAACATGGCGGCGGAGGAAGCTGAGAACTGCAGTAGCATTAGCGCTCTATTCACAGTGTAAAATATAACGAGAACCGCGTGCGCGATGCACTGTGACAGTCTGAAATGTGAGACTTTTAAAGGTGACATCGTGCGGTAACCTGACAATATGAACGTCAACTGAGGACTTGGTTTACAGCTGTTTGTGATGCTGCGATGCTAACACGTTGGGAGTTTATTTCTAACACTGCTGATGaatttttgtttctctcaatTTACGGAtgtgtttttttgctttattccaGCCGAGTGTGCTCGAACAGACACGGTTTGATCCGTAAATACGGGCTCAACATGTGCCGCCAGTGCTTCAGGCAGTACGCTAAAGACATCGGCTTCGTCAAGGTAAATAAGAATAATTTGTTATAATTTCTCTTGGTTGTAGGTTTTGTGTTGAATGTTAACGTGGTGTGAATGTAGATGAGGTTTTAATTAATCCATCAATACTTAATTCATTGTCTAAAATCTATAAGTATCTTGCTCTATATCTAAACAGTTTAACTTTACTCGGTTGTACTTTGACCTGCCACAATTTTCTCGATAAACCAATGCTCTCTATCATTATGTTCATAACTAATACATTCCTTTGTTTCCACACAGCTGGATTAAATGTCTCCCTCTCATCCGATGGGTAAAGAAGACTGGCCAAGATGGGATAATTGAGCACTGCtaataaatgactttttttgaCCAATCTAATTCACGTGTGTGGTCATTCAGTATTGCTTTAAAGTTTTGAATGTTCACCCATGTTTCACAGGGTTATCCAGTTTCTGTCATCAGACACTGATCATTCCAAATGGGATGTACACTACTAAAGTAAACTAAATGAGGGCAGCAGAAATGATTCAGATGGATTTTCTAGCAAATGTTTAGTGTTAATGGGGTTTTTCTTACAACACATTGGATGTACAATATATGCACGTAACCTGATTTTCCAAATGAATTCCATGATtctaatgtgactttttttgcAATAAGCAAGTTGTCCATGTTTGGATTAAACCCTGAATTGTTCAGGAGTGATGCAGATTTTCCTTAATCTTTTGATTTGAGCTGTAATCTCACAGAGGATGTGTTCACCTATTGATTTAAACTATATAACCTTGTAGTGAGGTAGTTTTgagactgctgctgtgttgtgatTGCTTATGTTAAACTCTGGGTCTGATGTCGATGCTCCTTTTGGTTCTTAACCATTTCGAAAGCCGCATGCTGCAAAGTGCATTTATTCCATGAACCGGAACGTCACAGCACAACAAAGCAGCGTATTAATTTTTCAGCCAGTGCCCCTCAGATGAAACAACATGCCACACCGCCCTCTCATgcgagcagcagaaacatgctGAGGCATTGGTCTGGCTCAGAGTTAATGAAACGTGATAGATCCCCTGTGGTGTGGATTAATTGCTTCGTGCTTTGTGACTTCAGCTACCACAGTCTTAAATATTGAATAAGCTCAGCACAAGCTGGAGCCAGGCAGGtggggattcactgcagtgccATATATAGACCACAGCTTGGTGTTATTAAACTtcaattcttttatttttttaatatgaagtATGAgacactagatggcagcaacACTGCATGCTCAGAATTCAAGGCCAGTGATGTGCATTGTATAACCTCActtcaatgtgattttttttttttttgtacattttagtAATCTTTCATTCATCAAACCAGCTACTTTATTCTTCATCAAGAAAATGAATCTAATTTAAGTCTCTGTAGGTTTTTAGTTTGTGCAGGCAAATGAGGATTCAACATGTTAGGGGAATGTGATGTCTTACTTAGTTGGACATATAAGTTGGAGTTTTACTTCAGAGCCTGATGTTCAACATTGATGTTGACTCATGCTGTGTACTTTGATGATTAATCAGCCAGGGGTTTGagattttaatcttttaaatCCAAGGCAATAGACAAATTATATTTGGAAAAGTCCTGTTCATCATAAATAACATCTCTTTGTGCTCAGCAGGATTAAGATGAAAGTTTAATGATCTGACGGTGCTTTGGGATTtggcaaaaaagaagaaaaaaaaaatcaaaataaaatcagtgagCTATGATGCATTTTTATATCAAATGTAATCCATACTAACTCTTGCATAaaggagggcgagagagagtgtgtgtgtgttgcaaaaagtgttttaatgcGAGGCTGacgggggcctttctgtgtggatgcAGGGAGCTGAGCACACCACTTCTGCGTGTTGCATCACTTTGCGATGAAGGCGGGTGGAAGGTGTCGTCTTTGATGTTGAGCCCAGTTACCTTTCTTTTTGTGAGCTGTGCATTAATTCTCTTGTTATGCCGCCTCTTCAGTAACGCCGAACCCCAGAGAACTGCCTGGGAGGACATGTTGAAAATCATCCAATGTGAAGCTAAGTCATTTTCAATGTCAGTGTTTCTTCTGTGTGCAGTTGAATCGGGGGTGTTAAACGTAAGGCCCGTGAGCCACAGCTGGcacgcaagaggctccaatctggcccgccaaatgaataaacagtgtaagtttttgttttcaacacagCCATTAAAGCAGACTCATACTGAAATGACGACATGGGTTATGGGCCAATAAATTATTTAGCAATGCGACTTTACAACTGACTCTTTTCAACAacctctttcacacacacagagagaagagtgatTTCTTGTCAATGGAAGCTTTAAATTGTCAGTAAGTCTTTATTATAATGATTCAAGGGAAATACATAGTTGttcttttatatttgaatggcAGGGGTTCTGTCTTGGTAAAGTCCCAACTTTCACAAGGACGTCCTCTCATGAGCATCTTAAAGGTGACTTTTGCTGAACGATTTTTGTTTAACAGACTCAAACATTTGTTCCATTTTGGGGATTCGCTGACACGACAATGGTGCTTGGTggaactgaaaatgcaacttggTCATCTGTTCATACGATCATCCATGTACTCGACTAATGTTTATAGTGCGTTGTTCTCCTCAAATGTGTGTGGATTCATTACGAAAACCGCCagcagcaccctctagtggcctaAAACCTCAGTAAAGCTTAAGAGTTTCTGAAGTCCGCTCTTACTTTGCTGCTGCAGTCATCGTCACATTTCTAATTTGATCCACAAACATCAAACCATGTtgagtgttttcctctcttgaCAGACTCTGCATTGCAGCTACTCACTCCATCATCCTCCCAAGTGGCTTGAAGATAGATTAACTTTCACGACACGATGATCCCGTTGCACAGTGTCTTGGTTAAACGTGTGCATCGCTATAAAATGATCCCTGAGCGACAAGCGTGTTCGCAGTTGTGTACATGCAAGGAAAATCGATTGTGACGCTCATTTTTCTCATGTCAAGCTTGCACATAaatgcatcagtgtgtgtgcacacctTGTGGCTGCGGCTGCATCCGGACATTGAAAGAAAGCCCGAGTAAAACACCCGTCCCTGCATGTCACAGGGGAGTAGTTGTGCCGGGGACCTGAAACTCTCAGCGCTGTTCTGACTGACTGCCAGGTACACTGCAGAGGTCTGCCATCCATCCTCCAGattatggtaaaaaaaataataagtgAATTGAAAATGTTACAGCGCACTGTTGGCATGGAAACATtcctcagggtttttttttttttttttttttttacctgctttCGATTGTCGGAGCGAGAGGCACTCCTGACTGTACGGCTCCTTTAAAAGGGCTGTGGGCAAACATGTGGCTCATTCGTGTTCGCCGTCAGTTTGAGAGGGATCAGCGACGACTGAGGGGTGGCAGGGAAAAATAGCCCCCAAAAGTATACAgcaggcagagacagaaagaacaAATACCAAGGACTGATTGAAAAAGCAGTTAGCGTGAACTCAGAAGTGAAATTATGCAGTGACTAAGAAGCTGTAAGCAGCTTGAAGTATCTATAATTGCCGGTTGTTTTTTCATGAAACCCTCAATTTCTTTGGACAATAGTTGTTAGAGAGACGGAGAAATCCTCCGCAGCCCATTTATTGCTTTCACTTAAAAGctgtaatatatttatatatatatatatatatatattaaaccACAAATACCAGCCTGCTATTGTGTTTTCCAGGATATTTTCCTGTGTTCACTGCGTTCCCCTGGGAAGCGAGCCGTGCCCGGCGCCCAGCTTTATTACAGTCCAGCATGGAGCATCTGGCTGACTCAATCGCTCCAGTCAAACAGGGGGCTGATTCTCCTGCCGCCACGGAGCGAGCAATCTCTCATAGCAGGGCTTCAGTGTAGGCTCAGATGACTTTAGCAAACACTAATTTCTCCATAGATTTCAAAAGAGATTATGGAAACTGAGAATTGCTTCAGCGCCGCGCACAGCGCGGGCTTTATTTACTTTGAGTCGACTGTGTGGTCAGCGTTACACAACAGAGGCAATCTGATCTTCGGGCTAATGTTATATGAAGCAATAACATCAGCCAGTTGGAACCGACTCTCCAGCAACAGGAAAACGTTTGCGATCGTAACGGACACGTACCTGAAAGAAATGCTGTAATACATTCAAATGAGGAGATCAGCATTCTGGTTTGCTTAATGTGGATCAGGGATTTCCAGCCGCAGCCTCCTGGAGGTCATTtataataaatacatataaagttttcagttttcagagaTTCCTATTAGGGCCAAAATTGAATAAACAGGACATTTATTGAAGTAATTGATGGAAGATGATCAGATGGTTTATGTTTCCTCTTGACTGATGATACTTGTACTGTAGAAAAAGGATCATTCGACTGGTTAATGGTTTGCTTAATTGCGGCTCCTCTCTTTGTCGGCGCTGCTGCTTGCAATCAGTCAGAGGGCGAAAGTTCACGAGTTTGATTTATGATTAGAAATTTTTACTTATTAGTTTAacttaaaacaaatatttgtgTTGAAGCGACAGCGATGCACATCAAAACAGATAACACAGGATGAATGAATTGTGTTTTTCGTCACTCATCAGACCTTTCCAGACTGATCATGGTGACATTACAGCCTTGATAAGATTTTTCTAACAGCTTGTGTACATAATGCGCATTTGGTGAACATTTGTCaatttctgcttcctgttgtcagacTCTTTAAACAAACACTTCAACGGACCAGCTGTCGTGAATTATACAATGATTCTGCTGAACGatatggaggtttttttttttcttcattggaTGCGTCAGTAAAATACTCATGTTCATATTGAATCGCTCTTGATTCTGTCTTAAGTCTCTCACAGATTTTAAAATTGGTGGACTAGAAATTGCTTTTCCCAGCATTatttggtaacgcttccttttacagtacggtaattaccatgtattgatgtggtaattgcaaggtaagtaccatgtaataaggagaagttactgtaaaattaccatgtaattacagggtaactatgttgctaattacctagtacttttagagtaattaccaagccaattccaggcaaataccaagtaactacctggtattaaatattaattactgggcaattataatgtatatagcaactatgtcggtaattgccaagtacttactaagtaattgctaagtaattaccatgtaatcattgggaaatgtagactttttactaggtattactaggtactgctaggtgtgtacgctatgtatttccctattagtcaagtgttttttactacttacctggtaacttcttagtatttcccagtaactacaacatttacctggtaattacggttgaactgtagactactgcaaaaggaagtgaggcctgtttccacactattacctggtaactacttattcgttacccaggaactgcaaaaatacctacctggaaattacatagttattaaagtggatttgtactgtaaaaggaagtgaggtctgtttccatgttattacatggtaattgcttatttgttacctagtaaatagaaaaatatttacctggaaattacatagttattaaagtggatttgtactgtaaaaggaagtgagatctgtttccatgttattacatggtaattactcatttattacccagtaaatagaaaaatatttacctggaaattacatagttattaaagtggatttgtactgtaaaaggaagtgaggtctgtttccatgttattacctgataattactcagtatttagcctgttactcggaaactttcacattaccccacaaacttgcaccaaaaatgcagcaaaccccatcagtgtctgtgatacagtctctgaacagcacactgtatctgtcaggagatcagagtttccatcaaaaaccaccatcaccagccatcacattacatgaagatgaacgcattattattacacttcctcactccaaacacctcactgtgacagacatgcaaaaacaagagagctgccaaagataaacattttaatcaaatggagttcaacttcttataaaacaatttacaaaacagtgcacatttttagcagtcaggcaccttttttttttaagaaacagaacagatttcttttgcaaaaaacaaaatacaaaaaacattgataaacaatcactataaatcaacattaataagcaaactgctccagtcttatgaattcacatcatcatgtgttttctgcagacccgtctggtctacaggaacccttgatctccatcatcccgaataccaagggccgccgtcgccaggtgttgtcacgttgtccatgtccagacttgtacctccctcagcgtgatgaagacgaggacagcacaactgttccttcttaatgctcagggtttattcactttaacacccaaaccccaaacgtgagagctgaaaacatacaaatatacatattaataaagagaaacttacacaataaacaaatatacacattgcacaaaacacaaatatctttaaaccttcaaatatacacatgaaaccgacattacaaccgaaatatccacccaagcctggacatgagaccacagccacccagcaccagctgcagagctccaccagactaccaccacgataatgatcaataaaacaccaagaaaaaggaaatatacacacctcactgactgcatcacattgtaagccgtttgtttttgctctttttacatactgtttggagcgttttttttctctccacgtttgtgtgcaccacttaatgtggtcctacccggaacgtctgcagagggttagttccgccactcggtgatatttatatttaattaaatttcggttctacctcgactgagagaacgcttatttatggcagaacgtctgcagacacttggtgatatggtgatatttatatttaattaaatttcggttcctactctattgagagaaagcgtgtttacggcggaacgttccgggtaggaccacgtTAAATGATGCACAGAtaaacgtggagagagaaaataagaacaaaaaactccgtgaaaagagcaaaaacaaatggcttacctcctttacaatgtgaagcagccagtgaggtgtgtatattttcgtttttcttggtgttttattgatcattatagtggtggtgtcgtgccaaaaagtgattccctgccataaagtgatttccggtccgcgggcagctgaaaagcgcagctcaaacaagtttgtttctgatcatccaatgatgtttatttgtgtttgcatttgatagcctcctgtacgtccagttgccttatgTCGCTATTAAATACCGGTAAGCCAGTTGGCGATTTTAACCTGGCTTGTTGTTATGCGAATAAAGATATGTCACGGAGgtgacacgttttcttttcttttttttttgtttgcaccAAAATTGCGAGATTGCTCGacagagtaatttcatcccaagcagtgcGTTGTACAgtttgaaaattgagaaaagggacattacaatgtcaaaatcagcttattttgcttgccaaaagcTGATTCATGCCTCCGGTATTGTATATGGATCGATATTTTGcctcaaaatgatttaatataacacagcagagtcacatttacaacatttgagtaaaaccaatactttataccacttaaaaaatgagtaaagggacattacaatgtcaaaatcagcttattttgcttgctaAAAGCTGATTCCGCGGACTGGAATCAaccaaaacttgatttctgccagaaagtgatttccgtacaacgcactgcttgggatgaaattactctgtCGAGCAATCTAGCAATTttggtgcataaaaaaaaaaaaaagaaaagaaaacgtgtcacCTCTGTGACATATCTTTAttagcataacaacaagccaGGTTAAAATCGCCAGCTGGCTTACCGGTATTTAACAGCAATATAAGacaactggacgtacaggaggctatcaaacgcaaacacaaataaacatcattggatgatcagaaacaaacttgtttgagcccaattaagactgctgcagagccacagaagctgcgcttttcagctgcccgtggaccggaaatcactttatggcagggaatcactttttggcacgacagcggtagtgtggagctctgcagctggtgctgggtggctgtggtctcatgtccaggcttgggtggatatttcggttgtaatgtcggtttcatgtgtatatttgaaggtttaaagatatttgtgttttgtgcaatgtgtatatttgtttattgtgtaagtttctctttattaatatgtatatttgtatgttttcagttctcacgtttggggtttgggtgttaaagtgaataaaccctgagcattaagaaggaacagttgtgctgtcctcgtttccatcacgccgagggaggtacaagtctggacgtggacaacgtgacaacacctggcgacggcggcccttggtattcgagatgatggagatcaagggttcctgtagaccagacgggtctgcagaaaacacatgatgatgtgaattcacacgactggagcagtttgcttattaatgttgatttatagtgattgtttatcaatgttttttgtattttgttttttgcaaaagaaatctgttctgtttcttaaaaaaaagggtgcctgactgctaaaaatgtgcactgttttgtaaattgttttataagaagttgaactccatttgattaaaatgtttatctttggcagctctcttgtttttgcatgtctgtcacagtgaggtgtttggagtgaggaagtgtaataataatgtgttcatcttcatgtaatgtgatggctggtgatggtggtttttgatggaaactctgatctcctgacagatacagtgtgctgttcagagactgtatcacagacactgatggggtttgctgcatttttggtgcaagtgtgtggggtaatgtgaaagtttccgagtaacaggctaaatactgagtaattatcaggtaataacatggaaacagacctcacttccttttacagtacaaatccactttaataactatgtaatttcgaggtaggtatttttgcagttcctgggtaatgaataagtagttaccaggtaatagtgtggaaacaggccccacttccttttgcagtagtctacagttcaaccgtaattaccaggtaaatgttgtagttactgggaagttaccaggtaagtagtaaaaaacacttgactactagggaaatgCATAGCgaacacacctagcagtaccaagtaatacctagtaaaaagtctacatttcccaatgattacacggtaattacttagcaattacttagtaagtacttggcaattaccgacatagttgctatatacattataattacccagtaattaatacttactaccaggtagttacttggtatttgcctggaattggcttggtaattactctaaaagtactaggtaattagcaacatagttaccctgtaattacatggtaattttacagtaacttctccttattacatggtacttaccttgcaattaccacgttaatacatggtaattaccgtactgtaaaaggaaacGTTACCCATTATTTTCTCTTAAATTTTTTTCAGAGTAGATGGTCTTTCTCCCTTTTGTGCTCATCACAGTGGATTGAGAGGACAGGGTTTATGCTGGATGCCCCACCTCAGAAAGAGCTGAACCCTAATTTTCCAGCCTCCTGCTCTGACCTCTGGGCCCTTCTGAGAAGACATCAATGATAATGAAAGAGATTAATTGAGTTCTCGTGTTTTCCTTTGTGGCTGCTCAATGGGCTCGAGCGGATCACGTGATCAGCTCCTTTGATTTGGCGCAAGTTTTATGATGGACACCCTTCTTAAATCAGCCTCACCATTCAATGCCTGTCTAATGGAAGCTGCGTCACTTCCTCTTCAAACATGAAcactaaatgaataaaataataaatgaatccACAGAAATGACTTTTGCACCTTTCTGTTTTGCCTCTCATGATGGGATGAAATGATTTTGTGATTAGGAATCCGTCCGTACTCCTCGCTGCACCCCAGCTCTCACACTGTCACGCCTTGCCGCCACAGAACAGAGCaattaatattgtttttacTAACACTTGTGCTTCTGTCGTGACAGCTCATACATgcaatgccaaaaaaaaaaattctcactgGTCCCAGCCTGAGAATTTTTTCACAAGAAGATATGCAGAAAACCCAAAACTGCGAATTGCAAATATCACAAAATATTTTGGTTCATaatttctgaaactgaaacatttgCGAGTGTGTTCACATTCTTGACGGGTTCTGAGCTGACGGAATAACTCAGTTATTTCCAGCTGTGCGTTTCACAGGGAAAATTCCCAGGATGgctcttttgacattttcatagTGGTAAGAATGTGTCAGCGTGTCTGACAGCGAAATGTATACACCTGCTTTTGAAAGGCATCGGCTCAACGGAATAGTTTTGGACTATTCTTGTCATTCTTTAACCTAATGCACGTGGAAGACGAGGTGCAGTTGTTACGCGCTGGTTGCCACACTCACCTGAATTCAGTTATCACACACTCGCCTTCTGGTTGTGTATTACTAACACATGGTATTGCTTCATCGCTCGTACATGGATCTTGATATTTGTCAATATATCTCGATAATGACTTCAAAACTCCTTTGTCCAAATGTTCTTTGAGTTCTGCATTCCAGTGTGTACTTGGATTTACTCCCGCTGTGCGAAAATATGCATTTGAGGTTGATTGATGCCTGTCAGTTTTCCATGTGGCTGTGCTGTCTGTGTCTGCCATGTGGTGAAGAGTCTGAATCTTCTCACACAGTCAGGATCGACCAGATAGAAAAAGGATAAAGTCACCAACTGACcttaaaatgaacttttttttaataatgtgtgAGTGAATTAGGGTATTCAAAGCTACAAacgcacagtgagaacatgcaaattccatgTTCAAAAGAAGGACAAAATCCACTGATTCCTGCAACAAGGTGAGACTGTTAACAACTACACCTTTGCAGAACTTCCTCCATATCATATGAGTTAGCACATTGTTTGTAGTGGAAAACTGTCTGTGTTTTctaagaaaagattaaaaaaacaacaacaaacaaaacaaaaacagagtcaGTTATGGAAAAATAACTAGATGCACCTTAATTATGCAGCTGTAATACAAGTTATAGAAAACGTGAAACAAGAGGGGCCGTGCATCCCAATTAGCTCCCTCCGCGCACCGCCTTTAGAGTTAACAGACCAGAGCGCGGTGTATCGACCCATGAAGCTCACAAGGCTGTATTGTATAAACATAAAATT encodes:
- the rps29 gene encoding small ribosomal subunit protein uS14, with the protein product MGHQQLYWSHPRKFGQGSRSCRVCSNRHGLIRKYGLNMCRQCFRQYAKDIGFVKLD